In one Sphingobacterium daejeonense genomic region, the following are encoded:
- a CDS encoding DUF5916 domain-containing protein, with the protein MGPFRAAGITLTQRNVWNYGGKSMDNNLAVRFRSLTIKRRIEMDLKEAFSWNTVDSRMLRGGYDLRYNPNFTHTFSMNSDRAKRVFLKVDYDGKHFLDGETRYNQIRPSLTFRIGNHIHLVTQFNYAWNKDNLQYVATVSDAQQADVPESYIMGRMRQETYGFTFRLQGNITPDLSIQYYGSPFTSVAQYDRFKYATNTLASNYSDRFQEFTPDEINSTDGNL; encoded by the coding sequence TTGGGACCATTTAGAGCTGCTGGCATAACGCTGACCCAAAGAAATGTATGGAACTATGGCGGAAAATCCATGGACAACAATCTGGCGGTGAGATTTCGCAGCCTAACGATCAAAAGACGTATAGAAATGGATCTTAAAGAGGCATTCAGTTGGAATACTGTGGATAGCCGTATGCTAAGGGGTGGTTATGACCTAAGGTATAATCCCAACTTCACCCATACTTTTTCCATGAATTCTGACCGTGCAAAGCGTGTATTTCTAAAAGTAGATTACGATGGAAAGCATTTCTTGGATGGTGAAACCAGATATAATCAAATCAGACCTTCCTTGACTTTTAGAATTGGCAACCATATCCATTTAGTAACTCAATTCAATTATGCTTGGAACAAGGATAACCTTCAATATGTTGCCACCGTTTCGGATGCTCAGCAAGCCGACGTACCTGAATCTTATATAATGGGCAGAATGCGCCAGGAAACTTATGGATTTACCTTTAGGCTTCAAGGGAATATTACCCCTGACCTTTCCATTCAATATTACGGATCCCCATTCACTTCTGTTGCACAGTATGATCGATTTAAATACGCTACAAACACATTAGCGAGCAACTATTCGGATCGTTTCCAAGAATTTACACCTGATGAAATCAATTCGACAGATGGCAATTTATAA
- a CDS encoding S9 family peptidase, which translates to MLKHLFLYLIISVISFSAFSQGTPEDYKRSEFVKRRLAQGLDNDVIQINWSEKGDVFWYEKNGQGRRELIIVDPVAKTKGDLFPLNDLQNALFVELKSNIDPYFFQKGVPKLVDRDTVKFQYDGFHWKWDRSKKVLAKLDSVDQKPMGYWGHRIDERKGNPVESPDKSKIAYLKDFNIYIADKGKENSEQQITKDGTEDFFYSSMILWSPDGKKISSSKVQKAKVRKLTLIESSPIDQLQPKVHTKDYIKPGDTLSQYFPIVYNLETKKLWTVDKAMVDNQFALYALDWRQDSHAVSFEYNKRGHQQYSIMELDANTGITTTVLNETSKTFIDYSGKKFRYDLNDGKEIIWASERDGWNHLYLIDGNNGEVKKQLTKGDWVVHRVLKVDEKQKKIFFTASGMNKDEDPYFIHYYSMNLDGTNLKDLSPELANHEGTFSRDYSYFVDRYSKIDQAPVTVLRNSAGEVVMDIERSNLNNFSDIGWKPAEVFTSKARDGKTDIWGIIIRPTNFDANKKYPVIEYIYAGPHSSFVPKSFYANPSGMQDLAELGFIVVQIDGMGTSNRSKAFHDVAWKNLKDAGFPDRILWMKAAAAKYPYMDLERVGIYGTSAGGQSAAGALLFHPEFYKVGVASCGCHDNRMDKIWWNEQWMGWPIGKHYEECSNVVNANRLKGKLMLIVGELDDNVDPASTYQFSNALIRANKDHELVVIPGMGHSSGGEYGEKKRRDFFVRHLYP; encoded by the coding sequence ATGCTAAAACATCTTTTCCTATATCTCATCATATCTGTTATTTCATTTTCTGCCTTTTCACAAGGTACTCCAGAGGATTATAAGCGTTCAGAATTTGTAAAAAGACGTTTGGCTCAAGGTCTGGATAATGATGTAATTCAAATAAATTGGAGCGAGAAAGGGGATGTTTTTTGGTACGAGAAAAATGGTCAAGGCCGTCGAGAGTTAATCATCGTTGATCCTGTCGCCAAGACAAAGGGTGATTTATTCCCATTAAATGACCTGCAGAATGCCTTGTTTGTAGAACTAAAATCCAACATTGACCCTTATTTTTTCCAGAAAGGTGTTCCTAAGTTAGTAGACCGGGATACAGTGAAATTTCAGTATGATGGTTTCCATTGGAAATGGGACCGTAGCAAAAAAGTATTGGCTAAACTTGATTCAGTAGACCAAAAACCTATGGGTTATTGGGGACATCGAATTGATGAAAGAAAAGGCAATCCTGTTGAATCTCCTGACAAGTCCAAAATCGCTTATCTAAAGGATTTTAATATCTATATTGCAGATAAGGGTAAGGAAAATTCAGAACAACAAATCACCAAAGATGGTACTGAAGATTTCTTTTATTCTTCGATGATTTTATGGTCGCCTGATGGAAAGAAAATCTCTAGTTCAAAGGTACAGAAAGCTAAAGTTCGAAAACTCACTTTGATAGAATCATCGCCGATAGATCAGTTGCAGCCGAAGGTTCATACAAAAGATTATATAAAGCCAGGAGACACCCTGAGTCAATATTTTCCAATTGTTTATAATTTGGAAACTAAAAAGTTATGGACGGTAGATAAAGCGATGGTTGATAATCAATTTGCATTGTATGCATTAGATTGGAGACAGGATAGCCATGCTGTTTCCTTTGAATACAACAAGCGCGGACATCAACAGTATTCAATTATGGAGTTGGATGCAAATACGGGAATAACTACAACTGTATTAAATGAAACCAGTAAAACCTTCATAGATTATTCTGGCAAGAAATTCCGCTATGACCTAAATGATGGCAAAGAAATAATTTGGGCATCGGAAAGGGACGGCTGGAACCATTTATATCTGATTGATGGAAATAATGGTGAAGTTAAAAAACAACTTACCAAAGGAGACTGGGTAGTACATCGTGTTTTGAAGGTGGATGAGAAACAAAAGAAGATTTTCTTTACTGCATCTGGAATGAATAAAGACGAAGACCCTTATTTCATCCATTATTATTCCATGAATTTGGATGGAACTAATCTAAAAGACCTGAGTCCTGAGTTGGCAAATCATGAAGGGACTTTCAGTAGAGATTATAGTTATTTTGTTGACAGATATTCCAAAATCGATCAGGCTCCTGTCACTGTTTTAAGAAACTCTGCAGGCGAAGTAGTAATGGATATAGAAAGATCTAATTTAAATAATTTCAGTGATATAGGCTGGAAGCCTGCTGAAGTATTTACTTCCAAAGCAAGAGACGGAAAGACGGATATCTGGGGGATTATTATTAGACCTACTAACTTTGATGCTAACAAGAAATATCCGGTAATTGAATATATTTATGCGGGACCCCATAGTTCATTTGTTCCAAAATCTTTTTATGCGAATCCTTCGGGGATGCAGGATTTGGCCGAACTTGGTTTTATTGTAGTGCAGATTGATGGAATGGGCACTTCTAATCGTTCAAAGGCTTTTCATGATGTGGCATGGAAAAACCTAAAAGATGCTGGTTTCCCTGACCGCATTCTGTGGATGAAGGCAGCAGCTGCAAAATACCCATACATGGACTTGGAACGCGTAGGCATTTACGGCACCTCAGCGGGGGGACAAAGTGCAGCAGGGGCGCTATTGTTTCATCCTGAATTTTATAAGGTTGGTGTAGCATCTTGTGGATGCCATGACAATAGAATGGATAAGATATGGTGGAACGAACAATGGATGGGATGGCCTATAGGAAAACATTACGAAGAATGTTCTAATGTTGTAAATGCCAATAGGTTAAAAGGAAAGCTGATGCTGATAGTAGGAGAGCTAGACGATAATGTAGATCCTGCCTCGACCTATCAATTTTCGAATGCATTGATCAGAGCCAATAAGGACCATGAGTTGGTTGTAATCCCCGGAATGGGACATTCATCAGGCGGCGAATACGGCGAAAAGAAAAGAAGAGATTTCTTTGTGAGACATCTTTATCCGTAG
- a CDS encoding putative quinol monooxygenase gives MIKPIAAVILFLLSLTAYSQGIEEIDRKGHGDHQLVRMAELEIHPEYWEEYKKILIYEARESILKEEGVVSIFPMEIKDDEYKIRILEIYANQKAYEDHLKTPHFQYYKTNTLKMVKDLKLIDMKALDKETMGKIFLKNKIRIDSRQ, from the coding sequence ATGATAAAACCTATAGCTGCGGTTATACTTTTTTTATTGAGCCTGACGGCTTATTCTCAAGGAATTGAAGAAATTGATAGAAAAGGGCATGGCGACCACCAATTAGTCAGGATGGCTGAACTTGAAATTCACCCCGAATATTGGGAGGAATATAAGAAGATATTAATTTATGAGGCAAGGGAGTCTATTCTTAAAGAAGAAGGGGTAGTTTCTATTTTTCCGATGGAAATCAAAGATGATGAATATAAAATCAGGATTTTGGAAATATATGCGAACCAAAAAGCATATGAGGATCATCTAAAAACACCACATTTTCAATATTACAAGACAAATACCTTGAAAATGGTGAAAGATTTGAAGTTGATTGATATGAAGGCGTTGGATAAAGAAACGATGGGAAAGATATTTTTGAAGAATAAAATTAGAATAGACAGTAGACAATAG
- a CDS encoding Gfo/Idh/MocA family protein, with amino-acid sequence MKDVNLNRRQFIIGAGALLSLSALQNAGFAKEILKSRKVALIGAGWYGKSDLFRLLQVADVEVVAVCDVDKKHLDEAATLISQKQKSKKEPKKYADYRQLLKENKPDVVLVGTPDHWHALIAIAAIENGAHVYLQKPISVDVLEGEAIVAAARKHDRKVQIGTQRRSTPHMIDAKDNIIGKGLLGKISHVEMCCYYHMKSNANPPEEPVPAFLDYEMWTGPAPLRPYDGLPHGGWWRAFMEYGNGITGDMCVHMFDTVRWMLNLGWPKKISATGGTYVQKEAKSNIADTQTAIFEYDELECVWNHRTWGTAADPEFPWAFVIYGDKGTLKGSTMKWEFIPTKGDKIVRDVVYEKEQFPEDLKEPRIELNAAPATRGQMKNLLSAIDNNHLPVADVLEGHISSASCILANISMELGRPLVYDPEKKICVGDEEATARLKRNYRAPWKHPYPYQGA; translated from the coding sequence ATGAAAGACGTAAACCTTAACCGTAGGCAATTTATTATAGGAGCCGGAGCCTTGTTGTCATTATCAGCTCTTCAAAATGCCGGCTTTGCTAAAGAAATATTAAAGTCTCGCAAAGTTGCGCTGATAGGTGCTGGTTGGTATGGAAAGAGTGATTTGTTCAGGCTGCTACAGGTTGCAGATGTGGAGGTTGTTGCCGTTTGCGATGTAGACAAGAAACATCTGGATGAAGCGGCGACCTTGATTTCTCAAAAACAGAAATCCAAAAAGGAGCCCAAGAAATATGCAGATTATAGACAATTGCTGAAGGAAAACAAGCCTGATGTGGTGTTAGTGGGAACTCCCGACCACTGGCATGCTTTAATTGCAATTGCAGCGATTGAAAACGGAGCTCATGTATACCTGCAGAAACCAATAAGCGTGGATGTATTGGAAGGAGAGGCAATAGTGGCTGCTGCGCGTAAACACGACAGGAAAGTTCAGATCGGAACCCAAAGGAGAAGTACGCCACATATGATAGATGCCAAGGATAACATCATTGGCAAAGGGTTGTTGGGCAAGATTTCCCATGTAGAGATGTGCTGCTATTATCATATGAAAAGTAATGCAAATCCACCTGAGGAGCCAGTTCCAGCATTTTTGGATTATGAAATGTGGACTGGACCAGCGCCACTTAGGCCATACGATGGTTTGCCACATGGAGGTTGGTGGCGAGCATTTATGGAGTATGGAAATGGAATTACTGGGGATATGTGCGTCCATATGTTCGATACGGTGCGCTGGATGCTGAATTTGGGCTGGCCAAAGAAAATATCTGCCACAGGAGGGACGTATGTGCAGAAAGAAGCAAAATCCAATATTGCTGATACCCAAACTGCGATCTTTGAATATGATGAACTGGAATGTGTATGGAACCACAGAACATGGGGAACCGCTGCCGATCCAGAATTTCCATGGGCATTTGTGATCTATGGAGATAAGGGAACATTAAAGGGGAGTACCATGAAATGGGAATTTATCCCTACAAAAGGAGATAAGATCGTAAGGGACGTAGTCTACGAGAAGGAACAATTTCCAGAAGATTTAAAAGAACCTAGAATAGAACTGAATGCTGCACCAGCAACGAGAGGTCAGATGAAAAATCTACTTTCAGCGATTGACAATAATCACTTGCCTGTTGCTGATGTGTTGGAAGGGCATATCTCATCTGCTTCCTGTATCTTGGCAAATATATCCATGGAGTTGGGAAGGCCATTGGTATATGATCCTGAAAAGAAAATTTGTGTAGGCGATGAAGAAGCTACAGCTAGGTTAAAAAGAAACTATAGAGCTCCGTGGAAACACCCGTATCCTTATCAAGGAGCTTAA
- a CDS encoding DUF5916 domain-containing protein: MAIYNISNPNASGTFKDPNFSFNEFRSNLVARWEYMPGSTVYLVWEHNRSGRMPIYQPGWGSNIDQIWGIAPTNTFMLKVNYWLGW, encoded by the coding sequence ATGGCAATTTATAACATCAGCAATCCGAATGCATCAGGAACGTTTAAAGATCCCAATTTCAGTTTCAATGAATTCAGGTCTAATTTAGTTGCCCGTTGGGAATATATGCCAGGTTCTACGGTTTATCTTGTTTGGGAGCACAATCGTTCGGGAAGAATGCCGATCTATCAACCGGGTTGGGGCTCTAACATCGACCAGATCTGGGGAATTGCTCCAACGAATACGTTTATGCTGAAAGTGAATTATTGGCTGGGTTGGTAA
- a CDS encoding DUF5916 domain-containing protein: protein MKYFLSFIFIISFISSYSQDERKPVVSFEDAYKRDYKATKISSDQPRIDGKLDEDIWKNQGEWSEKFSQVIPFERAYTGSWTKMKIFFDDKNIYVGVYCKDIHPETMNAFIGNRDDNSNGDLISIAFDPYHDYRAAVEFNINLGGNKTDLTVTDKLSVNLSWNAVWEGRTHQDLADSSWTAELRIPFNQIRYNQKNDDGIWGLHVRRIIRKNNEVQNWSMIPIKNNGHVFSFGTMQGMQDLPKPKGIEFLPYVMTKLIREPKIANSPYQDGNRWKPNAGLDAKFAISDYTMDLSINPDYGQVELDPSVMNLTAYEVFYEEKRPFFLEGKHILEFDNNEGGMMFYSRRIGSRPRYQVPNVDNEYVFASTTDFVPILGAMKLTGTNRKGLTIGILESITARTSQKVTNLGTGEEKIQTEPLTNYTVARVQKNWDGNTLLGGMITSVNRNLSEPHLENFLVKDAFSAGVDFTKYFSNRLYYVETKAMASTLSGSSEAIMAIKNNATHFYQRKSGAEYLQMNPDARSLSGTGGYIKAGKKGNAQWTYAETFSWSSPGFDLNEVGYLKQTDYKLNETELAFRKTDPWDHLELLA from the coding sequence ATGAAATACTTTTTGTCGTTTATTTTCATTATTTCTTTTATTTCTTCCTATTCCCAAGACGAGCGAAAACCTGTAGTTTCATTCGAAGATGCTTATAAACGCGATTATAAAGCTACCAAAATATCATCCGACCAACCTAGGATCGATGGTAAATTGGATGAAGACATCTGGAAAAATCAGGGCGAATGGTCCGAAAAATTCTCGCAGGTTATTCCCTTTGAAAGAGCATATACGGGGTCATGGACAAAAATGAAAATCTTTTTCGATGACAAGAACATCTATGTCGGAGTCTATTGTAAGGATATTCACCCCGAAACCATGAATGCCTTTATTGGTAATCGGGATGATAACAGCAATGGTGATTTAATTTCCATTGCATTTGACCCCTACCATGATTATCGGGCTGCTGTTGAGTTTAACATCAATCTAGGCGGCAACAAGACTGATCTTACAGTAACGGATAAATTGTCTGTTAACCTCAGCTGGAATGCCGTTTGGGAAGGTAGAACTCATCAGGATTTGGCAGATTCGAGCTGGACTGCAGAATTGAGGATTCCATTCAATCAAATCCGATATAATCAAAAGAATGATGACGGAATCTGGGGCTTGCACGTGCGAAGAATTATTCGCAAAAATAATGAAGTACAGAATTGGAGTATGATTCCGATCAAAAATAACGGTCACGTTTTTTCATTCGGCACCATGCAGGGTATGCAAGATTTACCGAAACCTAAAGGCATCGAATTTCTGCCCTATGTCATGACCAAATTGATCCGAGAGCCAAAGATTGCCAATAGCCCATATCAAGACGGAAACCGTTGGAAACCAAATGCTGGTCTGGATGCAAAATTTGCCATCTCAGATTATACCATGGATCTTTCCATCAATCCCGATTATGGGCAAGTTGAATTGGACCCTTCTGTAATGAACCTAACTGCCTATGAGGTATTCTATGAAGAAAAGCGACCTTTCTTCCTCGAAGGTAAACATATCTTGGAATTTGACAATAACGAAGGCGGAATGATGTTCTATTCCCGAAGAATAGGTTCAAGACCTCGCTATCAGGTCCCAAATGTTGACAATGAGTATGTTTTTGCCAGTACAACCGATTTTGTCCCTATCCTTGGCGCCATGAAACTTACCGGAACGAACAGAAAAGGACTCACCATAGGAATTCTTGAAAGTATTACTGCCAGAACATCCCAAAAGGTAACTAATCTAGGAACAGGAGAAGAAAAAATTCAGACTGAACCGCTGACGAATTATACGGTTGCCCGAGTTCAGAAAAATTGGGACGGAAATACTCTCCTTGGCGGGATGATCACCTCTGTTAACCGAAACCTGAGCGAACCACATTTAGAGAATTTCCTTGTCAAAGATGCCTTTTCCGCTGGAGTAGACTTTACCAAATACTTTTCCAATAGGTTATATTATGTGGAAACCAAGGCTATGGCCAGCACCCTATCCGGCTCTTCGGAGGCCATTATGGCGATCAAAAACAATGCTACTCATTTTTATCAAAGGAAATCAGGTGCTGAATACTTACAAATGAATCCGGATGCCAGATCCTTAAGCGGAACTGGCGGTTATATCAAAGCTGGTAAAAAAGGTAATGCGCAGTGGACCTATGCTGAAACCTTTAGTTGGTCATCGCCAGGATTTGATCTCAATGAGGTCGGGTACCTTAAACAAACTGACTATAAACTCAATGAAACAGAACTAGCATTTCGAAAGACCGATCCTTGGGACCATTTAGAGCTGCTGGCATAA
- a CDS encoding helix-turn-helix transcriptional regulator — protein MSIDIKKRFDRIVEILIQLQSKRIVKAQELADRFDVSLRTIYRDIKSLEQAGVPLIGEAGMGYSIMDGYRLPPVTFSKEEALCFVATEKLAEKYLDQTSAAQYASALMKIKAILKSHDQDLVTNMQDQIIMRKQHVPIFPEKVPHVLSTAIEAIANKKQITILYQGIKDDEAQHRVIEPIGIVHEIGYWYIVAYCLQRHDFRQFRSDRIDDITSSEIPFSKIHIPMDEYLSSQKHPELPKITSKITVTREFAPYIRWQRNNYGYKSERKSGDKIEMTFECRDIEEEFPRWLMMFGDNIKIEEPEELKHSFKKLFQAIQNNINSIV, from the coding sequence ATGTCTATAGATATTAAGAAAAGATTTGACCGAATTGTGGAGATCCTGATTCAACTTCAATCTAAGCGTATAGTTAAAGCTCAGGAATTAGCAGATCGATTTGATGTCAGTCTCAGGACAATCTATAGAGATATCAAAAGTTTGGAGCAAGCTGGAGTTCCCCTTATTGGTGAGGCGGGAATGGGCTACAGCATTATGGATGGCTATAGGTTGCCGCCAGTAACCTTTAGTAAAGAGGAAGCGCTGTGTTTTGTAGCGACCGAGAAGCTGGCGGAGAAATACTTGGATCAAACGAGTGCTGCGCAATATGCTTCAGCACTGATGAAAATAAAGGCAATCCTCAAAAGCCATGACCAAGATTTGGTGACCAATATGCAGGATCAGATCATCATGCGAAAACAGCATGTTCCTATCTTTCCAGAAAAAGTTCCTCATGTTTTGAGTACTGCCATCGAGGCAATAGCCAATAAAAAGCAAATTACGATTCTGTATCAAGGAATAAAAGACGACGAAGCGCAGCATAGGGTTATAGAACCGATAGGTATAGTCCATGAAATTGGATATTGGTATATAGTCGCCTATTGTTTGCAAAGACATGATTTCAGACAGTTTAGAAGTGACAGGATCGATGATATTACTTCTTCTGAGATACCTTTTAGTAAAATCCATATTCCGATGGATGAATATTTAAGTAGTCAAAAGCATCCAGAATTACCAAAGATAACCTCTAAAATAACAGTTACCCGTGAGTTTGCGCCTTATATACGCTGGCAAAGAAACAATTATGGGTATAAATCAGAGCGTAAATCTGGAGACAAAATAGAGATGACGTTCGAGTGCAGGGATATTGAGGAAGAATTCCCACGTTGGCTGATGATGTTTGGTGACAACATAAAAATAGAAGAGCCTGAAGAGCTTAAGCATAGCTTTAAAAAACTCTTTCAGGCCATTCAAAACAACATAAATAGTATTGTTTAA
- a CDS encoding aldo/keto reductase — protein sequence MKNTNINNRREFLKMGALAGLGFISSNIVKADESKSINSFRQDLYIQGSKRVLGSGKHQLEVSPIGLGCMGMSYHRSFVPDRQVSINLIIKAAELGLNLFDTAEAYGPMINEELVGEALQPIRKEILIATKFGFVDGMPSKGLDSRPETIKRVVDQSLKRLRTDYIDLLYQHRVDPNVPMEDVAGTVKDLIQAGKVRNFGLSEASVDNIRKAHAVQQVTALQSEYSLFTRQPEKTVIPVCEELGIGFVPYSPLSRGLITGYINERTKYIPSNDNRAALPRYQKDAIIANWPLIDILKEFGDHRGLTVAQVALAWLLAQKQFIVPIPGTTKWAHLQENFDSAAYQFKSDELKQLTTELDKIKIVGERAVGQQAQQINN from the coding sequence ATGAAAAACACTAATATCAATAACCGTAGAGAATTTCTGAAAATGGGTGCATTGGCGGGATTAGGTTTTATTAGCAGCAATATTGTGAAGGCTGACGAAAGTAAAAGTATAAATTCCTTTAGGCAGGATCTTTATATACAGGGCTCAAAGAGAGTTTTAGGGTCAGGGAAGCATCAATTGGAAGTTTCTCCAATAGGCCTTGGCTGCATGGGTATGAGTTACCATCGAAGCTTTGTCCCAGATCGACAGGTGAGTATCAATCTAATTATAAAAGCCGCAGAATTGGGTTTGAATCTTTTTGATACAGCAGAAGCCTATGGTCCAATGATCAATGAAGAATTGGTAGGTGAGGCCTTGCAACCGATCAGAAAAGAGATATTGATCGCAACGAAGTTTGGATTTGTTGACGGAATGCCTTCAAAAGGATTAGATAGCAGACCAGAAACCATCAAAAGGGTAGTAGATCAATCTTTAAAGAGGTTGAGAACAGACTATATCGATCTTTTATATCAACACAGGGTGGATCCGAATGTTCCCATGGAAGATGTAGCAGGTACTGTAAAAGATCTTATTCAAGCTGGAAAAGTCCGGAATTTCGGTCTGAGTGAGGCAAGTGTTGACAATATCAGGAAAGCACATGCTGTTCAGCAAGTAACTGCTTTGCAAAGTGAATATTCATTATTTACACGACAGCCAGAAAAAACAGTGATCCCTGTTTGCGAGGAATTAGGGATAGGTTTTGTGCCATACAGTCCATTAAGCCGTGGGCTGATCACCGGATATATTAACGAAAGAACCAAATACATTCCATCGAATGATAATAGGGCAGCTCTGCCTAGGTATCAAAAAGATGCTATTATAGCCAATTGGCCATTGATTGATATCTTGAAGGAATTTGGCGACCATAGAGGATTGACCGTAGCACAAGTTGCCTTGGCATGGCTGCTCGCTCAAAAACAATTTATTGTTCCCATTCCAGGTACCACAAAATGGGCTCATCTCCAAGAAAATTTTGATTCAGCGGCTTATCAATTCAAATCAGACGAATTAAAACAGTTGACTACGGAATTGGATAAAATCAAGATTGTTGGCGAACGTGCGGTAGGGCAACAAGCGCAACAGATTAATAACTAG
- a CDS encoding MBL fold metallo-hydrolase — translation MKLHSIDTGFFKLDGGAMFSVVPKSIWQRTNPPDERNLCTWATRLMLIEDGKRLTLVDTGIGDKQDEKFFSHYYMHGDDTLDKSLNKLGFHRDDITDVILTHLHFDHCGGAIVREGEKLLPAFKNARYWSNKDHWEWAVNPNPREKASFLKENILPIQESGQLNFIDINSPQYDSEIDMRFAYGHTEAMMLPQIQYKGKTILYMADLLPSVGHIPIAYVMGYDVRPLVTMQERQDYWKEIVDNEYIMFLEHDSVHECATLQYTEKGIRLKDTFKLSDI, via the coding sequence ATGAAACTACATTCTATAGATACGGGATTCTTTAAATTGGATGGTGGCGCTATGTTTAGTGTTGTTCCAAAGAGTATTTGGCAAAGGACCAATCCTCCTGATGAGCGTAACTTATGTACTTGGGCAACTCGCTTGATGCTGATTGAAGACGGCAAAAGACTTACATTGGTGGATACCGGAATTGGAGACAAACAAGATGAAAAGTTCTTTAGCCATTATTATATGCACGGCGATGACACCTTAGACAAATCCTTGAATAAATTAGGTTTTCATCGTGATGATATAACCGATGTCATCCTGACTCATCTACATTTTGACCATTGCGGTGGTGCGATCGTCCGTGAAGGTGAGAAGTTATTGCCTGCATTCAAAAATGCGAGATATTGGTCCAATAAAGATCATTGGGAATGGGCGGTTAACCCAAATCCACGAGAGAAAGCTTCGTTTCTAAAAGAAAATATCCTTCCGATTCAAGAAAGTGGGCAATTGAATTTTATTGATATCAACAGTCCTCAATACGATTCTGAGATTGATATGCGTTTTGCATATGGACATACTGAAGCAATGATGTTGCCTCAAATACAATATAAAGGAAAAACAATACTTTATATGGCGGATCTGCTGCCTTCGGTTGGTCATATCCCAATAGCTTATGTAATGGGTTATGATGTTAGACCCTTGGTAACTATGCAAGAAAGACAAGATTATTGGAAAGAGATTGTAGACAACGAATACATTATGTTTTTGGAGCATGATTCTGTTCATGAATGTGCCACACTTCAATATACTGAAAAAGGAATCCGATTAAAGGATACCTTTAAATTAAGCGATATATAA